Proteins from a single region of Pseudomonas sp. BSw22131:
- a CDS encoding Nif3-like dinuclear metal center hexameric protein: MYKLAFFVPQSHVEQVKSALFAVGAGRIGAYDCCAWQVLGQGQFRPLDGSQPFIGQTGQIEHVEEWKVELVVADELIKQAVAALKQSHPYETPAYEVWKLADF; encoded by the coding sequence ATGTACAAGCTCGCCTTCTTCGTGCCACAGAGCCACGTAGAGCAGGTCAAAAGCGCCTTATTCGCCGTCGGTGCGGGGCGAATAGGGGCTTACGATTGCTGCGCCTGGCAGGTGCTCGGTCAAGGCCAGTTTCGCCCGCTGGACGGCAGTCAGCCGTTCATCGGGCAGACCGGCCAGATTGAGCATGTGGAAGAGTGGAAGGTTGAGCTGGTTGTCGCCGATGAGCTGATCAAGCAAGCGGTGGCCGCGCTTAAGCAAAGCCATCCATATGAAACGCCCGCATACGAGGTCTGGAAGCTGGCGGATTTCTAA
- a CDS encoding NUDIX hydrolase, which translates to MNFCSHCGEQVIQRIPEGDSRLRYVCEHCHTIHYQNPNIVAGSVPVWEGKVLLCRRAIEPRLGFWTLPAGFMENGESVEQAARRETVEEACATLNNMQLYTLIDVPHISQVHVFYRAELTSEDFAAGVESLEVQLFDEADIPWDELAFHTVRRTLEWFFADRQKGVFPVHSDCLPVSRPPTPT; encoded by the coding sequence ATGAATTTCTGCAGCCACTGTGGCGAACAGGTCATCCAGCGCATCCCCGAAGGCGACAGCCGACTGCGCTATGTGTGTGAGCACTGCCACACCATTCATTACCAGAACCCCAATATCGTCGCTGGCAGCGTGCCGGTGTGGGAAGGCAAAGTGCTGCTGTGTCGCCGCGCTATCGAGCCAAGACTGGGGTTCTGGACGCTGCCGGCAGGCTTCATGGAAAACGGCGAAAGCGTTGAGCAGGCTGCCCGCCGCGAGACCGTCGAAGAGGCCTGCGCCACGCTTAACAATATGCAGCTGTACACGCTGATCGACGTGCCACACATCAGTCAGGTGCATGTGTTCTATCGCGCCGAACTGACGAGCGAAGACTTCGCCGCAGGTGTTGAAAGCCTTGAGGTCCAGTTGTTCGACGAAGCGGATATTCCGTGGGACGAGCTGGCTTTTCACACGGTCAGACGTACCCTAGAATGGTTCTTCGCTGACCGGCAAAAAGGTGTTTTCCCGGTCCATAGCGATTGCCTGCCTGTGTCACGCCCTCCTACACCCACTTGA
- a CDS encoding CoA pyrophosphatase, producing MLDELLRRIGSHTPGTLETDARFPEAAVLLPITRSDEPELVLTLRASGLSTHGGEVAFPGGRRDPEDPDLIYTALREAEEEIGLPPGLVEIVGPLSPLISKHGIKVTPYVGLIPDFVEYTPNDGEIAAVFSVPLAFFREDVREHTHRIDYQGRSWYVPSYRFGEYKIWGLTAIMIVELMNVLYDSDISLSHPPKRSAIEFLKS from the coding sequence ATGCTGGACGAGCTACTTCGCCGAATTGGCAGTCATACGCCGGGCACGCTGGAGACCGACGCTCGCTTTCCCGAGGCTGCGGTGCTGTTGCCCATTACCCGCAGCGACGAACCGGAACTTGTGCTCACGCTGCGAGCGAGCGGGTTGTCGACGCATGGTGGTGAAGTTGCCTTTCCGGGCGGTCGCCGCGATCCGGAAGACCCGGACCTGATCTATACCGCATTGCGTGAAGCCGAAGAAGAAATCGGCCTGCCGCCAGGGTTGGTGGAGATTGTCGGACCGTTGAGTCCCTTAATTTCCAAACACGGAATCAAAGTGACCCCGTACGTCGGTCTCATTCCTGATTTCGTCGAATACACCCCAAATGATGGCGAGATTGCTGCGGTTTTCAGCGTGCCACTGGCATTTTTTCGTGAGGACGTCCGAGAGCACACGCATCGCATCGATTATCAGGGGCGCAGTTGGTACGTGCCGAGCTACCGGTTTGGCGAATACAAGATTTGGGGGCTGACCGCGATCATGATCGTCGAGCTGATGAACGTCCTTTACGACAGCGACATCAGCCTGAGCCATCCGCCGAAACGCTCTGCCATCGAATTCCTGAAATCCTGA
- a CDS encoding gamma carbonic anhydrase family protein: protein MKYRLGDSRVDAHPQSWIAPTATLIGNVRLEANASVWFGAVLRGDNELIHIGENSNVQDGTVMHTDMGSPLNIGKNVTIGHNVMLHGCDVDDNTLIGINSVILNGAKIGKYCIIGANSLIGEGKVIPDGSLVIGSPGKVVRELTEVQKKMLEASAAHYVLNAQRYARDLAPQED from the coding sequence ATGAAATACCGCCTGGGAGATTCCCGTGTCGACGCGCACCCGCAAAGCTGGATTGCGCCCACCGCCACGCTGATTGGCAACGTCAGGCTTGAAGCCAACGCCAGCGTTTGGTTTGGCGCCGTGTTGCGCGGCGACAACGAGCTGATTCACATCGGGGAAAACAGCAACGTTCAGGACGGCACGGTGATGCACACCGACATGGGCTCACCGCTGAACATCGGCAAAAACGTGACCATCGGCCACAACGTGATGCTCCACGGCTGCGACGTGGACGACAACACGCTGATCGGCATCAATTCAGTCATCCTCAACGGCGCGAAGATCGGCAAATACTGCATCATCGGCGCCAATTCCCTGATCGGCGAAGGCAAGGTCATACCCGATGGCTCGCTGGTCATAGGCTCACCCGGCAAGGTCGTGCGCGAGCTGACCGAGGTGCAGAAGAAGATGCTTGAAGCGAGTGCTGCCCATTACGTGCTAAATGCCCAGCGCTATGCGCGGGATCTGGCGCCGCAGGAGGATTGA
- a CDS encoding DUF1289 domain-containing protein codes for MSMDLPRPEKPVRSPCVNVCALDERDVCVGCQRTVAEITGWSRMDNAARRVVLGLCHERAVASGMMFSVPAG; via the coding sequence ATGAGTATGGATTTGCCGCGTCCTGAAAAGCCTGTGCGTTCACCGTGCGTTAACGTGTGTGCGCTGGATGAGCGAGACGTGTGCGTGGGCTGCCAGCGCACTGTCGCGGAGATCACCGGCTGGAGCCGCATGGACAATGCGGCGCGTCGGGTTGTGCTGGGCTTGTGTCACGAGCGTGCGGTGGCAAGCGGGATGATGTTTTCGGTACCCGCTGGCTGA
- the purT gene encoding formate-dependent phosphoribosylglycinamide formyltransferase, with the protein MTQIGTPLSPTATRVLLCGCGELGKEVVIELQRLGVEVIAVDRYANAPAMQVAHRSHVINMLDGAALRAVIEAERPHYIVPEIEAIATATLVELEAEGFTVIPTARAAQLTMNREGIRRLAAEELDLPTSPYHFADTFEAYKRAVEDLGFPCVVKPVMSSSGKGQSLLKTDADIQKAWDYAQEGGRAGKGRVIIEGFIDFDYEITLLTVRHVGGTTFCAPVGHRQEKGDYQESWQPQAMSPVALAESERVAKAVTEALGGRGLFGVELFIKGDQVWFSEVSPRPHDTGLVTLISQDLSQFALHARAILGLPIPLIRQFGPSASAVILVDGTSTQTAFANLEQALSEPDTALRLFGKPEVNGQRRMGVALARDESVESARAKATRASRAVKVQL; encoded by the coding sequence ATGACTCAAATCGGAACTCCACTGTCGCCGACCGCGACCCGTGTATTGCTCTGCGGTTGCGGAGAGCTTGGTAAGGAAGTGGTCATCGAACTGCAACGCCTGGGCGTTGAAGTGATCGCTGTCGACCGCTACGCCAACGCGCCGGCCATGCAGGTCGCGCACCGCAGTCATGTGATCAACATGCTCGATGGTGCTGCGCTGCGTGCAGTCATCGAGGCGGAGAGACCCCATTACATCGTCCCGGAAATCGAAGCCATCGCCACGGCGACGCTGGTAGAACTCGAGGCCGAAGGATTCACGGTGATCCCGACCGCCCGCGCTGCGCAACTGACCATGAACCGAGAAGGCATTCGTCGTCTGGCCGCTGAAGAGCTGGACCTGCCCACCTCTCCTTATCACTTCGCCGACACCTTCGAGGCCTACAAGCGCGCTGTCGAAGACTTGGGTTTCCCATGTGTGGTCAAGCCAGTGATGAGTTCTTCGGGCAAGGGCCAAAGCCTGCTCAAGACTGACGCCGACATTCAGAAAGCGTGGGATTACGCGCAAGAAGGCGGTCGTGCGGGCAAAGGCCGCGTGATCATCGAAGGCTTCATCGATTTCGATTACGAAATTACCCTGCTGACCGTTCGTCATGTGGGCGGCACCACCTTCTGCGCGCCAGTCGGTCACCGGCAGGAGAAGGGCGACTATCAAGAGTCATGGCAGCCACAAGCGATGAGCCCGGTTGCGCTGGCTGAGTCTGAGCGTGTTGCCAAGGCAGTCACCGAAGCGCTGGGTGGTCGCGGGCTGTTCGGCGTCGAGCTGTTCATCAAGGGTGATCAGGTGTGGTTCAGCGAAGTGTCGCCGCGCCCGCATGACACCGGGCTGGTCACGCTGATTTCTCAGGACCTGTCGCAATTCGCGTTGCATGCCCGCGCTATCCTCGGCCTGCCGATTCCGTTGATTCGTCAGTTCGGGCCCTCGGCATCGGCGGTGATTCTGGTTGATGGCACATCGACCCAGACCGCCTTCGCTAACCTTGAGCAGGCGTTGAGTGAGCCAGACACGGCACTGCGCTTGTTCGGCAAGCCGGAAGTCAACGGTCAGCGTCGCATGGGCGTGGCGCTGGCGCGTGACGAGTCAGTCGAATCCGCTCGCGCCAAGGCTACCCGTGCTTCAAGAGCGGTGAAAGTGCAGTTGTAA
- a CDS encoding MFS transporter, which translates to MTTTSAYPPSENTEARPANSATRVATASFIGTAIEFYDFYVYATAAALVIGPVFFPQTSSTAQMLSAFLTFGIAFLARPLGSLLFGNFGDRIGRKSTLVASLLLMGVCTTLIGVLPGYDAIGAWAPILLCVLRFGQGLGLGGEWGGAALLATENAPKGKRAWYGMFPQLGPSIGFLAANGLFLTLAMTLDDEQFRSWGWRVPFLLSAVLVIIGLYVRLKLEETPVFANAIARHERVKMPITELFSQYWVPMLLGAASMVVCYALFYISTVFSLSYGVKTLGYTRETFLALLCFAVLFMALATPLSAWASDRFGRKPVLIIGGVLAILSGFLMEPLLTHGTTWAVALFLSIELFLMGVTFAPMGAMLPELFPTRVRYSGASAAYNIGGIVGASVAPFFAQKLVEMGGLSWVGGYVSAAALISLIAVLCLKETRDRDLHTIA; encoded by the coding sequence ATGACCACAACATCCGCCTACCCTCCAAGCGAAAACACCGAGGCTCGACCTGCCAACTCAGCCACACGGGTTGCAACGGCAAGCTTCATCGGCACCGCCATCGAGTTCTATGACTTTTATGTATATGCCACCGCAGCAGCGTTGGTGATCGGGCCAGTATTCTTCCCGCAGACCTCCAGCACCGCGCAAATGCTGTCGGCTTTTCTTACCTTCGGCATCGCCTTTCTCGCACGCCCATTAGGGTCGCTGCTGTTCGGGAACTTCGGTGATCGTATTGGCCGGAAATCGACATTGGTCGCCTCATTGCTGCTAATGGGCGTTTGCACCACGCTGATTGGTGTGTTGCCGGGCTACGACGCCATTGGAGCATGGGCCCCGATCCTGTTGTGCGTGCTGCGATTTGGCCAGGGTCTCGGGCTGGGCGGGGAATGGGGCGGCGCGGCGTTGCTCGCCACCGAAAATGCGCCGAAGGGCAAGCGCGCCTGGTATGGGATGTTCCCGCAACTGGGCCCGTCGATTGGTTTCCTCGCCGCCAACGGACTGTTTCTGACGCTGGCCATGACCCTGGATGACGAACAGTTTCGCTCCTGGGGCTGGCGCGTACCGTTCCTGCTCAGCGCAGTACTGGTGATCATCGGCCTGTATGTGCGCTTGAAGCTTGAAGAAACGCCGGTCTTTGCCAATGCCATCGCGCGTCATGAGCGCGTGAAAATGCCGATCACCGAACTCTTTTCCCAATACTGGGTGCCGATGCTGCTGGGCGCAGCATCGATGGTGGTGTGTTATGCACTTTTTTACATCTCGACGGTTTTCTCACTGAGTTATGGAGTGAAAACGCTGGGTTACACGCGTGAAACCTTCCTCGCCCTGCTGTGCTTCGCAGTGCTGTTCATGGCGCTGGCGACACCCCTTTCGGCGTGGGCCAGCGATCGTTTCGGACGTAAGCCGGTATTGATCATCGGTGGCGTACTGGCGATTTTGTCAGGCTTCCTGATGGAGCCTTTGCTGACACATGGCACCACCTGGGCGGTGGCGTTGTTCTTGTCGATAGAACTGTTTTTGATGGGCGTGACGTTTGCTCCGATGGGCGCGATGCTGCCCGAGCTGTTTCCGACACGCGTGCGCTACAGCGGCGCCTCGGCGGCCTACAACATTGGGGGCATTGTCGGTGCTTCCGTCGCACCGTTTTTCGCACAGAAGCTGGTGGAAATGGGCGGTTTGAGCTGGGTCGGCGGATACGTCTCGGCGGCAGCGCTGATCAGCCTGATTGCCGTGCTGTGCCTGAAGGAAACCCGGGATCGGGATCTGCACACGATTGCATGA
- a CDS encoding transporter associated domain-containing protein, with protein sequence MDNLHLSTMLAVLGLLTLWSGLLTAVEAAYHQLRAIRASSRPGDPPKPALAFNLNSLILANTLIRVLITVVATLIALNNFYFNGPTLAWVLVTSVLLIVAEFIPRKLAARRPEAIVLLGNTLLRAPMTLLTPLTWLYKNIAKLLLRPFLSRRRTASQSDDDDDLGPTTHQEHSTPQSGRAHVISGIYALDSMTVNDILVPRSEVDGVNLDDSIEHIIERLIISRHTRLPVYHNDINQVEGVLNTRVISHLLPRGQLTKEELIAACYEPYFVPESTPLQLQLLNFHKQQRRMGVVVDEYGEVLGIVSLEDILEEIVGEFESEQSMTNPHVQPQADGRLLVDGAASIRDLNKSLGWHLPSDGPKTVNGLITEALESIPASAVCLKIGPYRLEILETEDNRVTRVMMWQNTATKAVH encoded by the coding sequence ATGGATAACCTGCACCTGAGCACGATGCTCGCCGTTCTTGGTCTGTTGACGCTGTGGTCTGGACTGCTCACGGCGGTAGAAGCCGCCTATCACCAACTCAGGGCAATACGTGCGAGCAGCCGCCCTGGCGATCCGCCCAAGCCTGCATTGGCGTTCAACCTCAATAGCCTGATCCTGGCGAACACGCTAATCAGGGTGCTGATTACCGTCGTCGCCACCCTCATCGCCCTCAACAACTTCTACTTCAACGGTCCGACGCTGGCCTGGGTTCTGGTCACTAGCGTGCTGCTGATTGTCGCTGAGTTCATCCCGCGCAAACTGGCGGCGCGTCGTCCGGAAGCCATAGTGCTGCTCGGCAACACGCTTTTGCGCGCACCGATGACCCTGCTTACACCACTGACCTGGCTCTACAAGAACATTGCGAAACTGCTGTTGCGGCCATTTCTGTCCAGGCGTCGTACCGCATCCCAGTCTGATGATGACGATGACCTAGGCCCAACCACTCATCAGGAACACTCCACGCCACAGTCCGGCAGGGCGCACGTCATTTCCGGTATCTACGCGCTGGACAGCATGACCGTGAACGACATCCTGGTCCCGCGCAGTGAGGTCGACGGGGTGAATCTGGACGACAGCATCGAGCACATCATCGAGCGGCTGATCATCTCGCGGCATACCCGATTGCCGGTGTATCACAACGACATCAACCAGGTTGAGGGCGTGCTCAATACCCGAGTGATCAGCCACCTGTTGCCCCGCGGCCAGCTCACCAAAGAAGAGCTGATAGCTGCGTGTTACGAGCCTTACTTCGTCCCGGAAAGCACGCCGCTGCAATTGCAGCTGCTGAACTTCCACAAGCAACAGCGCCGCATGGGCGTGGTGGTGGATGAATATGGCGAGGTACTCGGCATCGTCAGCCTGGAAGACATTCTGGAAGAGATTGTCGGCGAGTTCGAAAGCGAGCAGTCCATGACCAATCCGCACGTCCAGCCGCAGGCGGATGGTCGCTTGCTGGTGGACGGTGCTGCGTCGATTCGTGATCTGAATAAAAGCCTGGGTTGGCATTTACCGTCCGATGGGCCCAAGACCGTCAACGGACTGATCACCGAAGCACTGGAAAGCATCCCCGCAAGCGCTGTGTGCCTGAAGATCGGTCCTTATCGACTCGAAATTCTGGAGACGGAAGACAACCGGGTTACGCGTGTGATGATGTGGCAGAACACCGCCACCAAGGCCGTGCACTGA